One Burkholderiales bacterium DNA segment encodes these proteins:
- the groES gene encoding co-chaperone GroES — translation MKIRPLHDRVIVKRLEEERKTASGIVIPDTAAEKPDTGEVVAVGPGKILDDGKVRPLDVKKGDKILFGKYSGQTVKIEGEELLVMREEDIMGVLEAA, via the coding sequence ATGAAGATCCGTCCCCTGCATGACCGAGTGATCGTCAAGCGCCTGGAGGAGGAGCGCAAGACAGCCTCCGGAATCGTGATTCCTGACACTGCAGCCGAGAAACCGGACACCGGTGAAGTCGTTGCCGTAGGGCCGGGCAAGATTCTCGACGACGGCAAGGTCCGTCCGCTGGACGTCAAGAAGGGCGACAAGATTCTGTTCGGCAAGTACTCGGGGCAGACCGTGAAGATCGAAGGCGAGGAACTGCTCGTGATGCGCGAAGAAGACATCATGGGCGTGCTCGAAGCGGCGTAG